In one window of Anabaena sphaerica FACHB-251 DNA:
- a CDS encoding Mur ligase family protein has protein sequence MNIDSLLQPFQLFGVNLGLSRIVKLLANLDNPHHQVPVIHVAGTNGKGSVCAYLSSVLTEAGYRTGRYTSPHLVDWTERICVNEQPIEPESLSQLILQVQAAIDQNEESPTQFEVITAAAWLYFAQQKVDIAVVEVGLGGRLDATNVCSQPLVTVITSISREHWQQLGPTVADIAGEKAGIIKPGCPVVVGPLPTDAQQVVISRSLELQCPIITPQPAQEINPGWAEYKRWGDGEKIEESKSTIKYPLPLKGQIQLTNSALALAALEILQQQGWKIPEQAIINGIGKTKWPGRMQWFTWKKDNNTSYQLLIDGAHNPASAEVLRNYVDSLTPPPPRKQGGENNCVTWVMGMLATKDHGDIFQALLKTGDKLYLVPVPDSNSANLDNLTKLALETCLDLGFCSTYPDVFIALDAAFTSIDNRDNLVVLCGSLYLIGYFLGNCY, from the coding sequence GTGAACATCGACTCCTTACTCCAACCCTTTCAACTCTTTGGTGTTAATCTGGGACTATCCCGTATTGTCAAATTATTAGCAAATCTTGACAATCCCCATCATCAAGTTCCGGTCATTCATGTTGCTGGAACTAACGGTAAAGGTTCTGTTTGTGCTTACCTTTCCTCCGTACTTACTGAAGCTGGTTATCGGACAGGACGCTACACTTCCCCACATTTAGTAGATTGGACAGAACGCATCTGTGTAAACGAACAGCCAATAGAACCAGAAAGTTTGTCTCAATTAATACTACAAGTTCAAGCTGCCATTGACCAGAACGAAGAATCACCAACTCAGTTTGAAGTAATCACCGCAGCGGCTTGGTTATATTTTGCACAACAAAAAGTTGATATAGCCGTGGTGGAAGTCGGACTGGGAGGGCGTTTAGATGCGACAAATGTCTGTTCTCAGCCTTTAGTAACAGTTATTACATCTATTAGTCGGGAACACTGGCAACAACTAGGTCCCACAGTGGCTGATATTGCCGGAGAAAAAGCAGGTATTATTAAACCTGGATGTCCTGTAGTAGTTGGACCATTACCTACAGATGCCCAACAAGTTGTAATATCCCGTAGCTTAGAATTACAATGCCCAATTATTACCCCTCAACCTGCTCAGGAAATTAACCCTGGATGGGCAGAATATAAAAGATGGGGAGATGGGGAGAAAATAGAAGAATCGAAATCTACAATTAAATATCCTTTACCATTAAAGGGACAAATTCAATTAACAAATTCAGCTTTAGCTTTAGCAGCTTTAGAAATATTACAACAACAAGGCTGGAAAATTCCCGAACAAGCCATTATTAATGGCATAGGAAAAACCAAATGGCCAGGAAGAATGCAATGGTTCACCTGGAAAAAAGATAATAATACAAGTTATCAACTATTAATTGATGGCGCACATAACCCAGCTTCAGCAGAAGTTTTAAGAAATTATGTAGATAGTCTCACCCCACCCCCTCCCCGCAAGCAGGGAGGGGAGAATAATTGTGTAACTTGGGTAATGGGAATGTTAGCCACTAAAGATCATGGTGATATTTTTCAAGCATTATTAAAAACAGGAGATAAATTATATTTAGTACCTGTCCCCGATAGTAATTCAGCCAATCTGGATAATTTAACAAAATTAGCTCTTGAAACTTGCCTCGATTTAGGTTTTTGCAGCACCTATCCAGATGTATTTATCGCTTTAGATGCTGCTTTCACCTCGATAGATAACAGAGATAACTTAGTTGTTTTATGCGGTTCTCTCTATTTAATAGGATATTTTCTAGGTAATTGTTATTAG
- a CDS encoding ABC transporter substrate-binding protein — MIRSQKFKHLTVWALIGLLASWVVSCSTGNVGTTTKPAASEAATIEFWTMQLQPQFTNYFQSLITTFESQNPSIKVKWVDVPWAAMENKILTAVSAKTPPDVVNLNPDFASQLAGRNAWLDLDAKVPSEVRSSYLPNIWQASTLNGKSFGIPWYLTTRLTIYNTDLLKQAGIIKPPATYTELAQAAQQIKDKTGKYAFFATFVPQDSGEVLESFVQMGVTLVNAEGKAGFNTPQGKAAFQYWVDLYKKGLLPKESLTQGHRHAIDLYQSGETTFLASGPEFLKTISNNAPKIAQASAIAPQITGDTGKKNVAVMNIVIPRASKHPDAAVKFALFVTNDENQLAFSKAANVLPSTVKALSDSYFKEVPATASTVEKGRIISAEQMQKAEVLTPKLKDFKLLQKTIYENLQAAMLGQKTVDKAVEDAAQQWNNR, encoded by the coding sequence ATGATTCGATCGCAAAAATTTAAACATCTAACTGTTTGGGCGCTAATTGGTTTATTAGCTAGTTGGGTGGTAAGTTGCAGCACAGGTAATGTTGGCACCACCACAAAACCTGCTGCTTCAGAAGCCGCAACCATTGAGTTTTGGACAATGCAACTCCAACCCCAATTTACCAACTACTTCCAAAGTCTCATTACGACTTTTGAATCACAAAACCCCAGTATCAAAGTGAAATGGGTAGATGTCCCTTGGGCAGCGATGGAGAACAAGATTTTAACAGCTGTCTCCGCAAAAACGCCACCAGATGTTGTTAACCTTAACCCAGATTTTGCTTCCCAACTAGCCGGACGAAATGCCTGGTTAGATTTGGATGCAAAAGTTCCTAGTGAAGTTCGTTCTTCCTATTTGCCAAATATTTGGCAAGCTAGTACCCTCAATGGTAAGAGTTTTGGTATTCCCTGGTATCTCACCACGAGGTTAACTATTTATAACACTGATTTGTTAAAACAAGCAGGTATCATTAAACCACCTGCGACTTATACAGAATTAGCGCAAGCGGCGCAACAAATTAAAGATAAAACTGGTAAATACGCCTTTTTTGCCACTTTTGTACCCCAAGATTCTGGTGAGGTATTGGAATCATTTGTACAAATGGGAGTTACTTTAGTAAATGCTGAGGGAAAAGCGGGTTTTAATACACCACAAGGAAAAGCTGCTTTTCAGTATTGGGTAGATTTGTATAAGAAAGGATTACTACCTAAAGAATCATTGACACAAGGCCACCGTCATGCAATTGATTTATACCAATCTGGGGAAACAACTTTTTTAGCTTCTGGTCCTGAGTTTCTGAAGACGATATCTAATAATGCACCAAAAATTGCTCAAGCTTCGGCTATAGCACCTCAAATTACAGGTGATACTGGTAAGAAAAATGTGGCTGTGATGAATATCGTCATTCCCCGTGCCAGCAAACACCCTGATGCAGCGGTTAAATTTGCTTTATTCGTTACTAATGACGAAAATCAACTGGCTTTTTCTAAAGCTGCTAATGTCTTACCTTCAACGGTTAAAGCATTATCTGATAGTTATTTTAAGGAAGTTCCTGCTACTGCTTCAACTGTGGAAAAGGGACGTATAATCAGCGCCGAACAGATGCAAAAAGCAGAGGTTTTAACCCCGAAATTGAAAGATTTTAAACTTTTGCAAAAGACAATTTATGAAAATCTCCAAGCGGCAATGTTAGGACAAAAAACGGTAGATAAAGCTGTAGAAGATGCAGCACAACAGTGGAATAATCGGTAA
- the pilM gene encoding type IV pilus assembly protein PilM, with protein sequence MNIVQLRKQRQGLKIESLTTFPVPEGIIIDGQINDSPRMAELIQQAMADSKIKASRVATCIPGRDAIVRVIPVPAELDDKELREMVLNHEAALYLPYPREEADVDYQKLGYFVDEDGIEKVQVLLVATRKEVTDTYINTFAEAGLAVDVLEINSFALIRTIRDQLRLFGPQEAAVLVDIEFDSTEIAIIINGVPQFSRTVPIGTYQLQAALARAMNLPTSRDMDMLMDMTIPSHTLDAGKTGTTGANPGMGPMLKVLGELSDELRRSIDFYINQSEGLEVAQILLAGTGGGLKQLDEFFTQRLGFPTTQIDPIRDLSLQVEAEKYPPEQRPGLGIVLGLGMREA encoded by the coding sequence ATGAACATAGTTCAACTCCGTAAGCAACGCCAAGGCTTAAAAATAGAATCATTGACAACATTCCCTGTGCCAGAGGGGATAATTATCGACGGTCAAATTAACGACTCTCCCAGGATGGCGGAACTTATTCAGCAGGCAATGGCTGACAGCAAAATTAAAGCTTCCCGTGTTGCCACTTGTATACCAGGACGAGATGCTATTGTTCGCGTCATTCCTGTACCAGCCGAGTTGGATGATAAAGAGTTGCGTGAGATGGTGCTTAACCATGAGGCCGCCTTGTATTTGCCCTATCCACGAGAAGAAGCTGATGTAGATTATCAAAAATTGGGGTACTTTGTAGACGAGGATGGCATTGAAAAAGTACAAGTTCTTTTAGTTGCCACTCGCAAGGAAGTGACAGACACCTATATTAATACTTTTGCCGAGGCAGGATTAGCAGTTGATGTTTTAGAAATTAACAGTTTTGCCCTGATTCGGACTATTCGCGATCAGTTACGGCTATTCGGACCTCAAGAAGCAGCAGTGTTGGTTGATATTGAGTTTGACAGCACTGAAATCGCCATCATTATTAATGGAGTACCCCAATTTTCCCGTACTGTGCCTATAGGTACATATCAACTGCAAGCTGCTCTAGCCAGGGCAATGAATTTACCCACATCACGAGATATGGATATGTTGATGGATATGACTATTCCATCCCATACTCTAGATGCTGGAAAGACTGGGACTACTGGTGCTAATCCTGGTATGGGTCCTATGTTGAAAGTTCTGGGAGAATTATCAGATGAACTGCGCCGTTCTATTGATTTTTATATCAATCAGAGTGAAGGACTAGAAGTAGCACAGATTCTACTAGCTGGCACAGGAGGAGGACTTAAACAACTAGATGAATTCTTTACTCAAAGATTAGGTTTTCCAACTACCCAAATAGATCCGATTAGAGATTTGTCTTTGCAGGTAGAAGCTGAAAAATATCCCCCCGAGCAACGCCCTGGTTTGGGGATAGTGCTGGGTTTAGGAATGCGGGAGGCATAA
- a CDS encoding PilN domain-containing protein — translation MYSLDINFLKDRSPAELNENKPVRQPINVEDLKPALLGVGVGLCFPALVFVGSWLLQGQIDRLTQQIGKLEQESKELDGKIANITKIKDETASVKDQTQALVTVFDQIRPWSAMLQDLRDRIPANVQVETIKQIPPVIQAQNSGVTKPSNPAGLLEINGYARSFSDVNDFLLSMGKSKLLSAAESRISTAELVDAPPITGAIPPETKSEVKIKPPQVVKYTIKASLSNVPASELIRELEQKGTVGLVDRIRSLQKTGAIAK, via the coding sequence ATGTACAGTTTGGATATTAACTTTCTTAAAGACCGCTCACCTGCTGAGTTGAATGAGAATAAACCCGTCAGACAACCAATTAATGTAGAAGATTTAAAACCAGCATTGTTGGGAGTAGGTGTGGGTTTATGTTTTCCCGCTTTGGTTTTTGTTGGTTCGTGGCTTTTACAAGGCCAAATTGATCGGTTAACGCAGCAAATCGGCAAACTAGAGCAGGAAAGTAAGGAATTAGACGGTAAAATAGCTAACATAACAAAAATCAAGGATGAAACAGCAAGTGTCAAAGATCAAACACAAGCTTTAGTGACAGTATTTGATCAAATTCGTCCTTGGTCAGCGATGTTACAAGATTTGCGCGATCGCATTCCCGCGAATGTGCAAGTTGAAACCATCAAGCAAATTCCACCCGTGATTCAAGCCCAGAACAGCGGGGTAACAAAACCTAGCAATCCTGCGGGGCTATTGGAAATTAATGGCTATGCTCGCTCTTTTAGTGATGTCAATGACTTCCTACTGAGTATGGGAAAATCTAAGTTATTGAGTGCCGCAGAAAGCCGAATTAGTACCGCAGAATTGGTTGATGCACCACCAATAACGGGTGCTATTCCACCTGAGACTAAATCTGAAGTAAAAATCAAACCCCCTCAAGTGGTTAAATACACTATTAAAGCTAGTCTGAGTAATGTACCAGCATCTGAATTAATTCGTGAGTTAGAGCAAAAAGGCACGGTCGGATTAGTCGATAGGATTCGTAGCCTACAAAAAACAGGAGCCATTGCGAAATGA
- a CDS encoding pilus assembly protein PilO — MTLSDDLSFSQNTFDDASSSYPTAFGITFTPQIIGGIVGGLGFLGGVYMIVNTVMPAWNNFQDLQTRNNNLQGEVEQKRLKAQQIDKVLAELAQSKQQQTQVLALFANEKSLDTLLIDTSLLVDSSNAQVPGTNAVRAKLKKFVPSGDKAEIITDNSLGEKVNNKLKRQTIKVEIEGNFEQTQAIMRNIERLQPLLLVQNYDSKLIPPEVDKSDEKKKAVRTGIGKLSTSFDLVALMPLTAEELTEIAAKAAPPAQK; from the coding sequence ATGACACTGAGTGATGATTTAAGTTTTTCTCAAAATACCTTTGATGATGCCTCATCATCCTATCCCACTGCCTTTGGCATTACTTTTACACCACAAATTATAGGGGGTATAGTTGGTGGTTTAGGGTTTCTTGGTGGTGTTTATATGATAGTAAACACGGTCATGCCAGCTTGGAATAATTTTCAAGATTTGCAAACAAGAAATAATAACTTGCAAGGGGAAGTTGAGCAAAAAAGGCTCAAAGCCCAACAAATTGATAAGGTACTAGCAGAGTTAGCTCAGTCCAAGCAGCAACAAACCCAAGTTCTAGCGTTATTTGCTAATGAAAAAAGTTTGGATACCTTGCTGATTGATACCAGTCTCTTGGTGGATTCCAGTAATGCTCAAGTCCCTGGAACTAATGCCGTCAGAGCCAAACTCAAAAAGTTTGTGCCATCAGGAGATAAAGCAGAAATAATCACTGATAACAGTCTGGGAGAAAAAGTCAACAATAAGCTCAAACGCCAGACTATCAAGGTAGAAATTGAAGGCAATTTTGAACAAACTCAGGCAATTATGCGTAATATCGAGCGTTTGCAGCCTTTATTACTTGTTCAAAACTATGACTCCAAATTGATACCACCAGAGGTAGATAAGTCAGATGAGAAAAAGAAAGCAGTGCGAACTGGAATCGGGAAGCTGTCAACTTCTTTTGATTTAGTGGCATTAATGCCATTGACTGCTGAAGAATTGACAGAAATAGCAGCGAAAGCCGCTCCTCCAGCCCAGAAGTAA
- a CDS encoding element excision factor XisI family protein, with protein sequence MHIDIKNGKIWIQHDGTEVGIATLLLIKGVPKQDIVLAFHAPEMREFTEFATP encoded by the coding sequence ATACACATTGATATCAAAAACGGCAAAATCTGGATACAGCATGATGGCACAGAAGTAGGAATTGCTACACTTTTACTGATAAAAGGTGTACCAAAACAAGATATAGTCTTGGCTTTTCATGCTCCTGAAATGCGCGAATTCACAGAATTTGCCACCCCTTAA
- a CDS encoding element excision factor XisI family protein — MAVEEDRRIVPNLILEKAQRRFSPEEVEAQAVIDTQNDHYILLHTGWRGNNRTHGCSIVKLRPIYTLISKTAKSGYSMMAQK, encoded by the coding sequence ATGGCAGTAGAAGAGGATCGTCGAATTGTTCCAAATTTAATTTTAGAAAAAGCGCAAAGACGATTTTCACCGGAAGAAGTCGAAGCGCAAGCGGTTATAGATACCCAAAACGACCATTATATTCTCTTACATACTGGTTGGCGTGGAAACAATCGCACTCATGGATGTAGTATTGTAAAACTTCGCCCAATATACACATTGATATCAAAAACGGCAAAATCTGGATACAGCATGATGGCACAGAAGTAG
- a CDS encoding element excision factor XisH family protein, whose translation MLHDKGWFYQSFFRRRFTRSVIARNQINLLIYEPKQEKIVQWQ comes from the coding sequence ATGTTACATGACAAAGGATGGTTTTATCAATCATTCTTTCGGCGTCGTTTTACCCGGTCAGTAATTGCCAGAAATCAAATCAACTTACTCATTTATGAGCCAAAGCAGGAGAAAATTGTTCAATGGCAGTAG
- a CDS encoding HU family DNA-binding protein produces MNKGELVDAVAEKASVTKKQADAVLSAAIDTIIEAVASGDKVTLVGFGSFESRERKAREGRNPKTNEKMEIPATKVPAFSAGKLFRERVAPPKE; encoded by the coding sequence ATGAACAAAGGCGAATTAGTTGATGCAGTGGCTGAAAAGGCTAGTGTGACTAAAAAACAAGCTGATGCTGTCTTAAGTGCCGCCATAGACACTATTATTGAGGCTGTTGCCTCTGGTGATAAAGTCACTTTGGTAGGATTTGGTTCTTTTGAATCACGGGAACGCAAAGCTCGTGAAGGTCGCAACCCCAAAACCAATGAAAAAATGGAAATCCCAGCCACCAAGGTTCCCGCCTTCTCTGCTGGGAAACTATTTAGAGAAAGGGTAGCACCCCCAAAAGAGTAG
- the cobD gene encoding threonine-phosphate decarboxylase CobD has protein sequence MRQQAHGGNLAWAAALAGCPPDAIVDFSASISPLGPPSSVIAAIVSQLGNLKHYPDPDYSELKLALGHFHQLPSEWILPGNGSAELLTLAGRELAQLAATVLITPAFGDYYRTLAAYNAKVLEVSVDLKAEGKRQEAEGRRQEKKFPLCSPAPLLPCSPNQKYGLLLNNPHNPTGKLFLRDEILPYLKDFALVVVDEAFMDFLPPDQEQSLIGLVQEYENLVILRSLTKFYSLPGLRLGYAIAHPDRLTKWQSWRDPWPVNTLAAAAAIAALQDTEFQQQTWKWLPQARNQLFQGLVEHPGLRPLEGAVNYLLVESQYSTSELQEKLLRQYQILIRDCLSFKELGDRFFRVAVRSESDNQRLLTALKSVIS, from the coding sequence ATGCGACAACAAGCACACGGGGGAAATTTAGCTTGGGCAGCAGCATTAGCTGGCTGTCCCCCTGATGCTATTGTCGATTTTTCTGCCAGCATCAGCCCGTTGGGACCACCAAGCAGTGTTATTGCTGCGATTGTGTCCCAACTTGGTAATCTTAAACACTATCCTGACCCGGATTATAGTGAACTAAAACTAGCTCTGGGTCATTTCCATCAACTACCTTCTGAGTGGATTTTGCCAGGAAATGGTTCCGCAGAATTATTGACTTTAGCAGGTAGGGAATTAGCGCAATTAGCGGCTACAGTTTTAATAACTCCAGCCTTTGGCGATTACTACCGCACCCTAGCGGCTTATAACGCTAAAGTGCTGGAGGTTTCTGTTGATTTGAAGGCAGAAGGCAAAAGGCAGGAAGCAGAAGGCAGAAGGCAGGAGAAGAAATTTCCCCTCTGCTCCCCTGCTCCCCTGCTCCCCTGCTCGCCAAACCAAAAATACGGGTTACTGCTAAATAACCCACACAACCCGACGGGGAAGCTATTTTTACGGGATGAGATTTTGCCCTACCTGAAAGATTTTGCTTTGGTGGTGGTGGATGAAGCGTTTATGGATTTTCTGCCTCCTGATCAGGAACAAAGTTTGATTGGGTTGGTGCAGGAATATGAGAATTTGGTGATATTGCGATCGCTGACAAAATTTTACAGTTTACCAGGGTTAAGGTTAGGATATGCGATCGCTCACCCTGATCGTCTAACTAAATGGCAATCGTGGCGAGATCCCTGGCCAGTAAATACCCTAGCAGCCGCAGCAGCGATCGCAGCACTCCAAGATACAGAATTTCAACAACAGACCTGGAAATGGCTACCACAGGCACGAAATCAACTATTTCAGGGTTTAGTTGAACATCCGGGATTAAGACCCCTAGAAGGCGCTGTTAACTACCTACTGGTAGAGTCTCAATACTCAACTTCTGAGTTACAAGAAAAGTTACTCCGACAGTACCAAATTTTAATTCGTGATTGTCTTAGCTTTAAAGAATTAGGCGATCGCTTCTTCCGCGTCGCTGTCCGTTCCGAATCTGATAACCAACGCTTATTAACAGCCCTTAAATCAGTGATCAGTTAA
- a CDS encoding dihydrolipoyl dehydrogenase family protein, with amino-acid sequence MKIDYDIVIIGGSIAGYQAALTATQLHAKVALVQPQVNYELNYHYAFNNLGKISQDCLDMANLGIITQDKNTAPDIHLGEPISNTVVQKKSGIPIYQTNCFYSYKQAMLYAQGIAANFNQVNSLANLAAQGVDVIIGSGKFSTSQPLTFAVNDRILSARTYLLACGSRPQIPDIEGLQTTGYVTLANIWQFLEKSNSPKNWIILGGLPQSIEIAQTLARLGCSINLIVNHPSVFSHLDPEIAELLIAELEADGVRIFQQTIVTQVRQIEDKKWVQAGDKAIETDEILVATAQQPNIEFLNLAAAGVKWHSRRLVVNEKLQTTNQRIYACGDIIGGYDIANVANYEAKIAVKNALFYPRLSVNYRCIPWVISSQPMVAQVGLTETQAKRRYSKNQVLVFKNYFKTITAAQIKNEITGICKLTVLENGKILGCSILGAEAGELINLIALAMSQNLKIENLENLASVYPSFSEILEQTARGWSQQRLNKNQVLQEFLQSFFHLRRDWNL; translated from the coding sequence ATGAAAATTGATTACGATATTGTAATTATTGGCGGCAGTATTGCCGGATACCAAGCAGCTTTGACTGCAACTCAACTACACGCGAAGGTTGCCTTAGTACAGCCGCAAGTCAACTATGAATTGAATTATCATTACGCATTCAACAATCTAGGTAAAATCTCCCAAGACTGCCTTGATATGGCAAATCTTGGCATTATTACCCAGGATAAAAATACTGCACCGGATATTCACCTGGGCGAGCCAATTAGTAATACGGTAGTACAAAAAAAATCAGGAATACCAATATATCAAACTAATTGCTTCTATTCTTACAAGCAAGCGATGTTGTATGCTCAAGGTATTGCAGCAAATTTCAACCAAGTTAATTCTCTTGCTAATTTAGCTGCCCAAGGGGTAGATGTGATTATTGGTAGTGGGAAATTTTCAACTTCTCAACCACTAACTTTTGCAGTTAATGACCGAATTTTAAGCGCCCGTACCTATTTACTTGCTTGTGGTTCACGTCCTCAAATTCCTGATATTGAAGGCTTACAAACTACAGGTTATGTCACCTTAGCTAATATTTGGCAATTTTTAGAAAAATCGAACTCCCCCAAAAATTGGATCATTCTGGGTGGTTTACCCCAAAGTATTGAAATTGCTCAAACTTTAGCCCGGTTAGGTTGCAGCATCAATTTGATAGTCAACCATCCTAGTGTTTTTTCTCATCTTGATCCAGAAATAGCCGAATTATTGATAGCAGAATTAGAAGCTGATGGGGTGCGAATCTTTCAGCAAACAATAGTAACTCAAGTGCGACAAATTGAAGATAAAAAATGGGTTCAAGCTGGAGATAAAGCCATTGAAACGGATGAAATTTTAGTTGCAACTGCACAACAACCAAATATAGAGTTTTTGAATTTAGCAGCCGCAGGAGTGAAGTGGCATTCACGCCGTTTAGTTGTGAATGAGAAACTACAAACTACAAATCAAAGAATTTACGCTTGTGGTGATATCATAGGCGGTTATGACATAGCCAACGTTGCTAATTATGAAGCTAAAATCGCTGTAAAGAATGCTCTATTTTATCCGAGGCTTTCCGTTAATTATCGTTGTATTCCTTGGGTGATATCTTCTCAGCCAATGGTAGCACAAGTAGGTTTAACAGAGACCCAAGCTAAACGTCGATATAGTAAAAATCAAGTTTTAGTTTTCAAGAACTATTTTAAAACAATAACAGCAGCGCAAATTAAAAACGAAATTACAGGTATTTGTAAATTAACTGTTTTGGAGAATGGTAAAATTTTGGGATGTTCTATATTAGGTGCAGAAGCAGGAGAGTTAATTAATTTAATTGCCTTAGCAATGTCCCAAAATCTAAAAATTGAGAACTTAGAGAATTTAGCTTCTGTTTATCCCAGTTTTTCGGAAATCTTAGAACAAACCGCAAGAGGATGGAGTCAGCAAAGGCTGAATAAAAATCAAGTTTTGCAAGAATTTCTACAAAGTTTCTTCCATTTACGTCGAGATTGGAATTTATAA
- a CDS encoding DUF3685 domain-containing protein has product MSDRPLHLKLLLIDPDPIFRLGLRVALETIPHLQVVADVPTDTAALQVLAEIATPEQNQVNLIVLELGNGSSSESQQLGLQFCRQIKALYPHIPILLLSSVSTPELLLAAKNTGANGYCPKGISISELVPIMQEIANGGYYYWSGTAGINSPSPHLPFARLRNNIRLSGINHINNTLTAVASQLKIPGLPILDKAILAGQRRELLAARWLVNHLLAAPEERQPIQTPQPLPPPISYLTSAISKPELQQMQTVVPPLLSPKALQSTLFASCINKLQFPLENLTDIPLEIDILREDKKRELLYFILQKVSQELDELRSPPLEIKQLPELKNRILNNLWKSAMTNFYGKFSRITVGEINIEIVDFLLNNAAGVETEILNKIPLVEELFSYLLWQIDLYVDNTSYSAGSEPANSQASMILENLLIHVANGVVQPLLNFLADVEPIKQNFYDRHLISTREIERFRNNLSWKYRLNNYVNEPQAIFESRYELFVFAPRGIAEISIYAPRNQELAKLSGVPLVVTLLLEFRDAIAPRLQSLLSFLGSGIVFILTQIIGRGLGLVARGILQGIGSVSLTEKTLKRNSEKNK; this is encoded by the coding sequence ATGAGCGATCGCCCTTTACACTTAAAATTATTGTTAATCGACCCAGATCCCATCTTTCGTCTAGGATTAAGGGTAGCTCTAGAAACAATTCCTCACCTACAAGTAGTAGCCGATGTACCCACAGATACGGCTGCCTTGCAGGTTTTAGCGGAAATTGCCACACCTGAGCAAAACCAAGTCAATTTAATAGTTTTAGAATTAGGAAATGGCAGTTCTAGCGAATCTCAACAGCTAGGTTTGCAATTTTGTAGACAAATCAAGGCTTTATACCCTCATATACCCATTTTACTACTGAGTTCTGTCTCTACACCAGAACTGCTGTTAGCAGCAAAAAATACAGGTGCAAATGGCTATTGTCCTAAAGGTATATCCATTTCTGAATTAGTCCCCATCATGCAAGAAATAGCAAATGGTGGTTATTATTATTGGTCAGGAACAGCAGGAATAAATTCCCCATCACCTCATTTACCTTTTGCCAGACTAAGGAATAATATCCGGTTGTCAGGAATCAATCATATTAATAATACTCTCACCGCAGTTGCATCACAATTAAAAATACCCGGACTACCAATATTAGATAAAGCCATTCTCGCAGGACAACGCCGAGAATTGTTAGCTGCGCGTTGGCTAGTTAATCACTTATTAGCTGCACCAGAGGAAAGACAACCAATACAGACACCTCAACCACTACCTCCACCTATTTCTTACCTCACTAGCGCCATTAGTAAACCAGAATTACAACAAATGCAAACTGTTGTACCGCCTTTACTGAGTCCCAAAGCACTACAATCGACATTATTTGCATCTTGTATTAATAAACTCCAGTTCCCTTTAGAAAATCTTACAGACATACCTTTAGAAATTGACATTCTTCGTGAAGACAAAAAAAGAGAACTACTTTATTTCATCTTACAAAAAGTATCTCAAGAATTAGATGAACTACGCAGTCCACCACTTGAAATTAAGCAACTACCTGAGTTAAAAAATAGAATCTTAAATAATTTATGGAAATCAGCCATGACAAACTTTTATGGCAAGTTTTCGCGGATAACTGTAGGCGAGATAAATATAGAAATAGTCGATTTTTTGTTGAATAATGCAGCAGGTGTAGAAACTGAAATCCTCAATAAAATTCCCTTGGTAGAAGAATTGTTTTCTTATCTACTTTGGCAAATAGATTTATATGTTGATAATACATCCTATTCAGCAGGGAGCGAACCTGCAAATTCTCAAGCATCAATGATTTTAGAAAATTTATTAATTCATGTTGCCAATGGTGTAGTACAACCATTACTAAATTTTTTAGCAGATGTAGAACCTATTAAACAAAATTTTTATGATCGTCACTTGATCTCAACAAGAGAAATTGAAAGGTTTAGAAATAATTTATCTTGGAAATACAGGTTAAATAATTACGTAAATGAACCCCAAGCAATTTTTGAAAGTCGCTATGAACTATTTGTATTTGCACCTCGTGGTATTGCCGAGATATCAATCTATGCCCCTCGGAACCAAGAGTTAGCAAAGCTGTCTGGTGTTCCTTTAGTGGTGACATTACTGTTAGAATTTAGGGATGCGATCGCACCTCGGTTACAATCTTTATTATCTTTTTTAGGTAGTGGTATTGTCTTCATCCTAACGCAAATCATTGGTAGAGGTTTAGGTTTAGTTGCCCGTGGTATTCTTCAAGGTATTGGTAGTGTTTCTTTAACAGAAAAAACTCTCAAGCGCAACAGTGAAAAAAATAAATAA